From the Streptomyces sp. Tu 2975 genome, one window contains:
- a CDS encoding DUF4126 domain-containing protein yields MSVLPLVFTSGWASGINAYAVVLMFGVLGASGVSDQVPQALQRPDVLIAAGVLFLCEAVADKVPYVDSIWDTVHTVIRPVAGAVVAALLAGESGSLPELAAGAVGGSTALISHLVKAGTRMAINTSPEPFSNIAVSVAEDLGVAGIISFAVFNPVAAAVIAGTLLVLGIVTVLFLASRIRRFLRRRAQRREERSLGAVGVHRPPDW; encoded by the coding sequence GTGTCCGTACTCCCCCTCGTCTTCACCAGCGGCTGGGCCAGCGGGATCAACGCCTACGCGGTGGTCCTGATGTTCGGCGTGCTCGGCGCGTCCGGCGTCTCCGACCAGGTGCCGCAGGCGCTCCAGCGCCCCGATGTCCTGATCGCCGCCGGGGTGCTCTTCCTGTGCGAGGCGGTGGCGGACAAGGTTCCGTACGTCGACTCGATATGGGACACGGTCCACACCGTGATCCGACCCGTCGCCGGCGCCGTGGTCGCCGCGCTGCTGGCGGGTGAGAGCGGTTCGCTGCCGGAGCTCGCGGCGGGAGCCGTGGGCGGCTCGACCGCGCTGATCAGCCATCTGGTCAAGGCGGGCACCCGGATGGCGATCAACACCTCGCCGGAGCCGTTCAGCAACATCGCCGTGAGTGTCGCGGAGGACCTCGGGGTCGCCGGGATCATCTCCTTCGCGGTCTTCAACCCGGTGGCCGCCGCCGTCATCGCCGGCACGCTCCTCGTACTGGGCATCGTCACGGTGCTCTTCCTCGCCTCGAGGATCCGCCGGTTCCTGCGGCGCAGGGCGCAGCGCCGGGAGGAGAGAAGCCTGGGCGCGGTGGGCGTCCACCGACCACCGGACTGGTGA
- a CDS encoding TetR/AcrR family transcriptional regulator, whose translation MDSSSRRRATRAKLYEAAVTLIAEQGFSATTVDEIAERAGVAKGTVYYNFKSKTELFEELLRFGVGLLTASLQEAADRTAERGGSKVEALDAMIRAGLVFIDRYPAFTQLYVAELWRTNRAWQSTLLVVRQQAVAVVETVLREGVEAGELSEEVDIPLTAAALVGMVLVAALDWQAFQRERSLDDVHGALSLLLHGRVSGRRD comes from the coding sequence ATGGACAGCAGCAGCAGACGCCGGGCGACGCGCGCGAAGCTCTACGAGGCCGCCGTGACGCTCATCGCGGAGCAGGGCTTCTCGGCCACCACGGTCGACGAGATCGCCGAGCGCGCCGGGGTCGCCAAGGGCACGGTCTACTACAACTTCAAGAGCAAGACCGAACTCTTCGAGGAGCTGCTGCGCTTCGGCGTCGGCCTCCTCACGGCTTCGCTCCAGGAGGCCGCCGACCGTACGGCCGAGCGCGGCGGCTCCAAGGTCGAGGCGCTGGACGCCATGATCAGGGCCGGTCTGGTGTTCATCGACCGCTATCCGGCCTTCACCCAGCTGTACGTGGCCGAGCTGTGGCGCACCAACCGGGCCTGGCAGTCCACGCTCCTGGTGGTGCGGCAGCAGGCGGTGGCCGTTGTGGAGACGGTGCTGCGCGAAGGGGTGGAGGCGGGCGAGCTGAGCGAGGAGGTCGACATTCCGCTCACGGCCGCCGCGCTGGTCGGCATGGTGCTGGTGGCGGCACTGGACTGGCAGGCGTTCCAGCGGGAACGGTCGCTCGACGACGTCCACGGGGCGCTGTCGCTGCTGCTGCACGGCCGGGTGAGCGGCCGCCGGGACTGA